Proteins encoded in a region of the Lepeophtheirus salmonis chromosome 6, UVic_Lsal_1.4, whole genome shotgun sequence genome:
- the LOC121120721 gene encoding uncharacterized protein, protein MMKDVEKKIDDLNPKLKEFEIKVDKINPKLSDVEKNVENLKPQLKEVEKTATNSHKEIFDKLWPAIKELLESKKFVEPKLKDLEPKLKEVDNTATNSHKEIFDKLWPAIKELLESKKFVEPKLKDLEPKLKDVESKVEKIHPMMKDVEKKIDDLNPKLKEFEIRVDKINPKLSDVEKNVENLKPQLKEVEKTATNSHKEIFDKLWPAIKELLESKKFVEPKLKDLEPKLKDVEGKVEKIHPMMKDVEKKIDDLNPKLKEFEIKVDKINPKLTDVEKNVENLKPQLKEVEKTATNSHKEIFDKLWPAIKELLESKKFVEPKLKDLEPKLKEVDNTATNSHKEIFDKLWPAIKELLESKKFVEPKLKDLEPKLKDVESKVEKIHPMMKDVEKKIDDLNPKLKEFEIRLTKSIPN, encoded by the coding sequence ATGATGAAGGACGTCGAGAAAAAGATTGATGACCTCAATCCTAAACTCAAGGAATTTGAAATTAAGGTTGACAAAATCAATCCCAAATTGAGTGACGTTGAAAAGAATGTTGAGAATCTCAAACCACAGTTGAAGGAAGTGGAGAAAACAGCTACGAACTCACACAAAGAAATCTTTGACAAACTCTGGCCTGCCATTAAAGAACTTCTGGAAAGCAAAAAGTTTGTGGAACCCAAATTGAAAGACTTGGAACCCAAGCTCAAGGAGGTCGACAATACAGCTACGAACTCACACAAAGagatctttgacaaattatggcCTGCAATTAAGGAACTCCTTGAAAGTAAAAAGTTTGTTGAACCTAAATTGAAAGACTTGGAGCCCAAACTGAAGGATGTTGAAAGCAAGGTTGAGAAAATCCATCCCATGATGAAGGACGTCGAGAAAAAGATTGATGACCTCAATCCTAAACTCAAGGAATTTGAAATTAGGGTTGACAAAATCAATCCCAAATTGAGTGACGTTGAAAAGAATGTTGAGAATCTCAAACCACAGTTGAAGGAAGTGGAGAAAACAGCTACAAACTCACACAAAGAAATCTTTGACAAACTCTGGCCTGCCATTAAAGAACTCCTTGAAAGCAAAAAGTTTGTGGAACCCAAATTGAAAGACTTGGAACCCAAACTCAAGGATGTTGAAGGCAAGGTTGAGAAAATCCATCCCATGATGAAGGACGTCGAGAAAAAGATTGATGACCTCAATCCTAAACTCAAGGAATTTGAAATTAAGGTTGACAAAATCAATCCCAAATTGACTGACGTTGAAAAGAATGTTGAGAATCTCAAACCACAGTTGAAGGAAGTGGAGAAAACAGCTACGAACTCACACAAAGAAATCTTTGACAAACTCTGGCCTGCCATTAAAGAACTTCTGGAAAGCAAAAAGTTTGTGGAACCCAAATTGAAAGACTTGGAACCCAAGCTCAAGGAGGTCGACAATACAGCTACGAACTCACACAAAGagatctttgacaaattatggcCTGCAATTAAGGAACTCCTTGAAAGCAAAAAGTTTGTTGAACCTAAATTGAAAGACTTGGAGCCCAAACTGAAGGATGTTGAAAGCAAGGTTGAGAAAATCCATCCCATGATGAAGGACGTCGAGAAAAAGATTGATGACCTCAATCCTAAACTCAAGGAATTTGAAATTAGGTTGACAAAATCAATCCCAAATTGA